The sequence AGCACGCGGGCGCGGTGGTGCGCGGCATGGTGCGCCGCCTGGGAGCCGAGCAGCGCTTTGCCCGTGGGGGCTGAACCGCTGCAGGCCGGTCGCGGGCGTCCCCGGCTGCTGCTGGAGCACCCGGACTTCTACGCCCTGCACAAGCCGGCGCTGTGGCTGACCCATCCGGTGCGCTCACATGGCAGCAGCCGCGTCCCGGACGTGGTGAGCTTCTGGCAGAGCGAAACCGGCGAAAGCAGCCTGGGGCCTCCGCACCGGCTGGACCGCGAAACCTCCGGTCTGCTGCTGCTCAGCCGCGACTCCGAATCGGCGCGGCGTTTCTTCGTGCTGTTCGGGCAGCGCCTGGTCGCCAAAACCTACCGGGCCATCGTGCGCGGGGTGCCGGCCTGGACCGACTATGAACTAGACGCCCCGCTGGGCGAACTGGGCCTGGGCGGCGGCAACCGGGTCATCATGCGTCAGGGGGTGGTGCCGGATGGCCGCCCGGCAGTCACGGCTTTCCGGGTGCTGGAGCGCCGCGCCGGGCACACGCTGATAGAAGCCCGCCCCCGCACCGGGCGGCTGCACCAGATTCGTGCCCACCTCTATCACCTCGGCCTGCCACTGGTGGGCGACAAGATTTACGGTCCCGAGCGCGACGCCTTTTTGGAGTTCCGCGAAACAGGCCAGACCCCGGAGCTTACTCGCCGCCTGGGGATGGCCCGGCAGGCGCTGCACGCCGCCAGCCTGCATTTCCCCTGGGACGGGGCGCAGGTGCGGCTGCACGACCCACTGCCGGCGGATATGCAGGCGTTCTGGGACGGGCTGGAGCAGGCCGGCCGCTGACAGGGCAGGCCCGCTGCTGCTTGCCCCCTTCAGCCGCGCCTGACCGCCACTGTCCGCGGCAGCACGCAGC is a genomic window of Deinococcus proteolyticus MRP containing:
- a CDS encoding RluA family pseudouridine synthase, whose product is MGAEPLQAGRGRPRLLLEHPDFYALHKPALWLTHPVRSHGSSRVPDVVSFWQSETGESSLGPPHRLDRETSGLLLLSRDSESARRFFVLFGQRLVAKTYRAIVRGVPAWTDYELDAPLGELGLGGGNRVIMRQGVVPDGRPAVTAFRVLERRAGHTLIEARPRTGRLHQIRAHLYHLGLPLVGDKIYGPERDAFLEFRETGQTPELTRRLGMARQALHAASLHFPWDGAQVRLHDPLPADMQAFWDGLEQAGR